AGGATTTACATTGAACCAATCTTCTAACATTCGTTCAACGATCGGATTCAAGGAAGGAACTACGCTGGAATAAATCGCTGTTTTGATTCGATCCGATTTTACATTCTCTTGAGAAAGAAAACCTTTCAAAAAAAGACCGAGCTCGTCAGAAGTGCGCTCTCTGCGGGTTACGGTTCTTTTATGAAAATCGGGTGTCTCTTGCCCTTCTTGGAATATCCCGAATACTGTGTTGGTATTTCCAACATCTACTACTAATAAAAGTGGCTTTTCATCCATTCATATCACCCGAAACGAAGGGGAGGTATCCATAAGCTCGATCTTTTCCCCTCTTTCGGTCAGTAAAATGAGAAATCCATATTCATCAAATCCCAAAACTTTTCCCCGAATCATTTTTGAATCCCATTCCGTCTCGATCGCCTTGTCTTTCAAAAAAGAATGATTTTCTATCCAAATGAGTTCTTTGAGTATTTGTCCTTGGTCCATAAGATGAATAAGATAAGAATTGATTTCTTGTATAAATTGAAAGGTCAATCTTTCCGTCAGACCTTCGATCGGTTTTTCATCTAACAAGTAACAGGCTTTCGAATTCAGATTTTGAGGAATCCCTTCTCCGAAAATATTCAAACCCATACCGATGACAACGGTATAAATCCCGTTATGAAACTCGGACTCGATCAGTATTCCCGCAATTTTTTTTTCTCCTCTGTAAATATCGTTCGGCCATTTGACGGAGACTTCCCCTTCCAGATTCGGAAAAAAATACAGAATGGATTTCAATAACGCAGCGGACACAAACAGGGAAAATAAAGGCAAAGAAATATCATACGACGGCAATTGAATCTTACCGGAAAAAATGATTCTCTCATCACCTAACGAAATCCACTCATTGCCACCACGACCTTTCCCTTTGGTTTGTTCATCGGCAACGACCCAGGAACCGGGCACCCGTTGGTTGTCTTTGATCCATTCGTTTGTAGAATCCACGCTGATTAAATGATGACCAAGTTCCGGTTTTAAAAAATGATAAGACATAGATAACTTATCTTTTTCGAATTGGATTGACGAAAGTAAAAAATAAAGTCATATCTGAACCATGGACATTTCCGGAAAAACAGTACTAATCACTGGCGCAGGCATGGGAATCGGGGCTTTGGCTTGTATCGAATTCGCAAAGGCAGGAGCCAATATCATCGGTATCGACATTCAAAAAAAAGAGATGAATGAGACCAAAAAACAGGTAGAAGCTTTGGGCCGAAAGTTTTTTCCCTATGCATGTGATCTTTCCCGCCCTGACAATATCGATACTCTTGTCAGACAAATCGGCTACGACAAACTAACATTTCACATTTTGGTCAATAACGCCGGGATTGCTCCTTCAGGACCTTATCTGTCTCAGAATTTTTCCACATGGGAAAAGGCGATCTCCATCAACGTCAATGCTGTTACAAAACTCACTTATCTTTGCCTACCGATTCTAAAATCCCACCAGAAAGCACATATAGTGAATCTAGCAAGTGTGGCAGGAAAATTCGGATCGGAAGGAACTGTGATTTATTCAGCTACCAAACATGCAGTGGTTGGATTTTCCCAAGCGCTTCGTATGGAGCTATATGATTCAAATGTAGGAGTTAGTTGGATTTGTCCGACTATGGTCAAAACAAGAATGATCGATGGAGTCAAACCTTCTGTCTTTACCCCTATTATCGAACCCATCCAAGTGGTGAAAGCAATTCTTGCTGCCGTTCGAAAGAACCAAGGGGAAGTAATGGTTCCTTCCCGCCTTCGGTTTTCCATCGTGATCCTTCCTGCTCTTTTCCCGGAATTTGCCCTCTGGCTTGCGGTCAAAATGAAAGCTTCGAAAGGCTGGCTTTTGGCTAACAAGGGGCTTGAGAAAAATATTCCCAAATAAATATTTGTCTACATGCACATTTCTCAGGTTCTAGAACGTAAAAAGACCTCCATCAGTTTTGAATTTTTTCCCCCGAAAAACGAGGAAGCAGCAAGCGATCTATTCCAAACCATCCAAGATTTATCTTCTCTAAATCCTGCTTATGTTAGCGTTACCTATGGGGCAGGGGGTTCCACCAGAGATCTTACCCATGATTTGGTTGTTAAATTACAACAGCAAACAGGCTTAACAATTGTTAGCCATTTAACTTGCGTAGGTGCTACAAAAGAGGAAATCGGTCAGATTTTAAAACGATACGAAGCATCCGGAATTCATAATATCATGGCATTGAGAGGAGATCCTCCCAAAGGACAGACGGAATTTCAAAAAATGGAAAACGGCTTCGAATATGCGGGCGAACTTGTCGCCTATATCAAATCCAATTTTCCAAAAATGGGAATCGGAGTCGCAGGATTTCCGGAAGGGCACCCTAGTACTCCCAATCGTTTGAAAGAAATCGAATTCTTAAAGTGGAAAGTTGAACAAGGTGCCGACTATATCTGCACTCAACTTTTTTTTGATAATAATGACTTTTATGATTTTGTGGAAAGATGTGAAATTGCCGGGATCAAAGTTCCGATCATTGCAGGAGTGATGCCTGTCACTTCCAGAAAAGGAATGGCACGTATGGCAGAGCTTTCTTTAGGTTCCCGTTTTCCGGCAAAATTGCTGAAGGCACTTTCCCGGGCAGAAGACGATAGTTATGCGGAAAACGTTGGAATCCATTGGGCGACAGAGCAAGTCAGAGGACTCTTGGATCATAAAGTCGCAGGGATTCATATG
The nucleotide sequence above comes from Leptospira kobayashii. Encoded proteins:
- a CDS encoding SDR family NAD(P)-dependent oxidoreductase encodes the protein MDISGKTVLITGAGMGIGALACIEFAKAGANIIGIDIQKKEMNETKKQVEALGRKFFPYACDLSRPDNIDTLVRQIGYDKLTFHILVNNAGIAPSGPYLSQNFSTWEKAISINVNAVTKLTYLCLPILKSHQKAHIVNLASVAGKFGSEGTVIYSATKHAVVGFSQALRMELYDSNVGVSWICPTMVKTRMIDGVKPSVFTPIIEPIQVVKAILAAVRKNQGEVMVPSRLRFSIVILPALFPEFALWLAVKMKASKGWLLANKGLEKNIPK
- a CDS encoding biotin--[acetyl-CoA-carboxylase] ligase: MSYHFLKPELGHHLISVDSTNEWIKDNQRVPGSWVVADEQTKGKGRGGNEWISLGDERIIFSGKIQLPSYDISLPLFSLFVSAALLKSILYFFPNLEGEVSVKWPNDIYRGEKKIAGILIESEFHNGIYTVVIGMGLNIFGEGIPQNLNSKACYLLDEKPIEGLTERLTFQFIQEINSYLIHLMDQGQILKELIWIENHSFLKDKAIETEWDSKMIRGKVLGFDEYGFLILLTERGEKIELMDTSPSFRVI
- the metF gene encoding methylenetetrahydrofolate reductase [NAD(P)H]; amino-acid sequence: MHISQVLERKKTSISFEFFPPKNEEAASDLFQTIQDLSSLNPAYVSVTYGAGGSTRDLTHDLVVKLQQQTGLTIVSHLTCVGATKEEIGQILKRYEASGIHNIMALRGDPPKGQTEFQKMENGFEYAGELVAYIKSNFPKMGIGVAGFPEGHPSTPNRLKEIEFLKWKVEQGADYICTQLFFDNNDFYDFVERCEIAGIKVPIIAGVMPVTSRKGMARMAELSLGSRFPAKLLKALSRAEDDSYAENVGIHWATEQVRGLLDHKVAGIHMYTLNKSKATRKIYESLGIRNFDSLS